In Nitrospira sp., the following are encoded in one genomic region:
- the ilvD gene encoding dihydroxy-acid dehydratase codes for MKKEVRLRSHDLLVGAGRAPARAMLKAVGFTDDDLSKPLVGVANTWIEIMPCNFHLRRLSERVKAGVRAAGGTPVEYNTIAVSDGISMGTEGMKASLISREVIADSIELVARGHLFDAVVALSGCDKTIPGTVMALARLNVPSLMLYGGSILPGQFQGHDVTIQDVFEAVGKHASGKMTDAELKDLEDHACPGPGACGGQFTANTMAIAFEFLGISPMGRNGVPAMDGRKDDVAFECGKMVMELVKQDLRPRQIITRRSLENAIAAVATTGGSTNAVLHLLAIARESGIKLTIDDFDKINRKVPLLADLKPGGRFAAADLYAAGGTTLVAKRLLEAGLLHQNQPTVTGRTIGEEASQARETPGQQVLRPLAHPIKPTGGLVILKGNLAPEGCVVKVAGHSMTKFQGPAKVYDREEDAFVAVKAGQIRPGDVVVIRYEGPAGGPGMREMLGVTAAIVGAGLGDSVALLTDGRFSGATHGLMAGHVAPEAAKGGPIAAVKTGDTITFDIPKRRLDVALSQKEITSRLKKVKPPVPRYTSGVMGKYARHVLSASEGAVTT; via the coding sequence ATGAAAAAAGAAGTTCGACTTCGGAGTCATGATCTTCTGGTCGGGGCTGGTCGTGCTCCAGCGAGGGCCATGTTGAAAGCCGTCGGCTTTACGGACGACGACCTGTCGAAACCTCTCGTTGGTGTGGCCAATACATGGATCGAGATCATGCCGTGTAATTTTCACTTGCGGCGGCTTTCCGAGAGGGTGAAAGCAGGGGTCAGAGCGGCCGGGGGTACTCCTGTTGAATACAACACCATCGCGGTATCCGATGGGATCTCGATGGGAACGGAAGGGATGAAGGCTTCCCTGATCAGTCGCGAGGTCATCGCGGATTCGATCGAGCTCGTTGCGCGTGGACATTTGTTTGATGCCGTCGTCGCCCTGTCGGGTTGCGACAAAACGATTCCCGGGACGGTCATGGCCCTTGCTCGATTGAACGTGCCGTCGCTCATGCTCTACGGCGGCTCGATCCTGCCGGGACAGTTTCAGGGACATGACGTGACCATTCAGGATGTCTTTGAAGCAGTCGGCAAACATGCGTCGGGAAAGATGACCGACGCCGAGCTGAAGGACTTGGAAGATCACGCGTGCCCTGGGCCTGGAGCTTGCGGAGGCCAGTTCACGGCCAATACCATGGCCATTGCGTTTGAGTTCCTGGGCATTTCACCGATGGGTCGCAATGGGGTTCCCGCCATGGATGGTCGGAAAGACGATGTTGCCTTTGAATGCGGCAAGATGGTGATGGAGCTTGTGAAGCAGGATCTGCGCCCGCGTCAGATTATCACCCGAAGGTCGCTGGAGAACGCCATTGCTGCCGTCGCCACGACCGGAGGTTCAACGAACGCCGTATTGCATCTCCTTGCCATTGCCCGTGAGTCCGGAATCAAGCTGACCATCGACGACTTCGACAAGATCAACCGCAAGGTCCCTCTACTCGCCGACCTCAAGCCGGGGGGCCGCTTCGCCGCAGCCGATCTCTATGCGGCAGGCGGCACAACTCTAGTGGCGAAGCGATTGCTGGAGGCAGGCCTCCTCCATCAGAATCAGCCCACCGTCACAGGTCGAACAATTGGTGAAGAGGCATCACAGGCTCGTGAAACGCCTGGGCAACAAGTCTTGCGTCCCCTGGCCCACCCCATCAAACCAACAGGGGGGCTTGTCATACTAAAGGGCAATTTGGCACCGGAAGGTTGCGTAGTGAAGGTTGCCGGTCATTCGATGACCAAATTTCAGGGACCGGCAAAGGTTTACGACCGGGAAGAAGATGCGTTCGTAGCGGTCAAGGCTGGCCAGATCAGGCCTGGCGACGTCGTCGTCATTCGGTATGAAGGCCCGGCGGGAGGGCCAGGCATGCGTGAGATGCTGGGTGTAACAGCCGCGATCGTCGGCGCCGGACTTGGCGACTCCGTCGCACTATTGACCGACGGTCGATTCTCCGGAGCAACGCATGGATTGATGGCCGGGCACGTAGCCCCTGAAGCCGCGAAGGGAGGACCGATCGCGGCGGTCAAAACCGGCGATACGATCACCTTTGATATTCCCAAACGCCGCCTGGATGTTGCCTTATCTCAAAAGGAAATAACGTCGCGCCTGAAGAAGGTCAAACCACCAGTACCACGCTATACCTCTGGCGTGATGGGGAAATATGCTCGACACGTCTTGTCTGCCTCGGAAGGAGCTGTGACGACTTAG
- a CDS encoding ABC transporter permease, translated as MKVWSIAFNTFRENLRDKLLYNLIIFALLMIGSSLLLMRLTLGEFHRLILDIGLGSINFFGVLIAIFVGIGLVSKEIDKKTIYTIVSKPVARYQFLLGKYLGLSLTLVINTAIMAAGLLAVLYFQDVPVHAVLFKALGMIVLEFMVITAVALLFSTFSSATLSAIFTLAIYVIGHLTPDLKAFGQKMEGVGRTVLEGMYYVLPNLDRFNLKGNVTHQLDVPTGELLMVAAYGMAYTAFLLMLASVIFQRRDFR; from the coding sequence ATGAAAGTCTGGTCGATCGCCTTCAACACCTTCCGGGAAAACCTTCGGGATAAACTTCTGTACAACCTCATAATCTTCGCCCTGCTGATGATCGGAAGTTCGCTGCTGTTGATGCGGCTCACGCTTGGGGAGTTTCATCGCCTCATTTTGGACATTGGGCTGGGCAGCATCAACTTTTTCGGTGTCCTGATCGCTATCTTCGTCGGCATCGGCTTGGTCAGCAAGGAAATCGACAAAAAAACGATCTATACGATCGTGTCCAAGCCTGTCGCGAGGTATCAGTTCCTCTTAGGGAAGTACCTCGGACTCAGTCTGACGCTGGTGATCAATACAGCGATTATGGCGGCGGGGTTGTTGGCGGTGTTGTATTTCCAGGACGTTCCTGTTCATGCCGTGCTCTTCAAGGCGCTTGGGATGATCGTGCTGGAATTCATGGTCATCACAGCGGTGGCACTGCTATTTTCAACTTTCTCAAGTGCGACCCTCAGCGCAATCTTCACGTTGGCCATTTATGTGATCGGCCATCTGACGCCTGACTTGAAAGCGTTCGGTCAGAAAATGGAAGGTGTAGGACGGACGGTATTGGAGGGCATGTACTATGTCCTGCCAAATCTGGATCGGTTCAATCTAAAGGGGAACGTGACTCACCAACTAGACGTGCCAACTGGTGAGCTGTTGATGGTCGCCGCCTATGGAATGGCTTATACAGCGTTCCTTCTGATGCTCGCGTCGGTCATCTTTCAGCGACGGGATTTCCGCTAA
- a CDS encoding ABC transporter ATP-binding protein — protein sequence MDNHDLAVQIQQLRKIFHVGFWSRRVTAVDGVSLDVRQGEVFGFLGPNGAGKTTTIKMLMGLIYPSGGTATLFGRPIDDPSGKAKVGFLPESPYFYDYLTSREFLRFYGHLFGLLGSVLDKRIDELLDLVGMAHARDLQLRKFSKGMLQRIGIAQALINDPELVILDEPMSGLDPIGRKEVRDLILRLKETGKTVMFSSHILHDAELLCDRVAMIMKGRLVACGLVSDLVGQSATQSVEMVVERLSDEGMEHLRPFAKKVLTQGTQTLIVLKDQHQVRQALEVVRATKGELVSLTPHRSSLEDLFIRMATGLESRLQEAA from the coding sequence ATGGATAACCACGATCTTGCTGTTCAAATTCAGCAGTTGCGCAAGATCTTCCACGTCGGCTTTTGGAGCCGACGTGTGACTGCTGTTGACGGAGTATCACTTGATGTGAGACAAGGCGAAGTCTTTGGCTTTCTCGGACCGAACGGCGCGGGAAAAACGACAACGATCAAGATGCTGATGGGCTTGATATATCCGTCTGGGGGAACAGCAACCTTGTTTGGCCGACCTATTGACGATCCATCCGGAAAAGCTAAAGTCGGATTTCTTCCGGAATCGCCGTATTTTTATGACTATCTCACCAGCCGAGAATTCTTGCGATTCTATGGGCACCTTTTTGGGTTGTTGGGATCTGTGCTCGATAAACGCATCGATGAATTGCTGGATCTCGTTGGAATGGCCCATGCGCGCGATCTGCAATTGCGGAAGTTCTCGAAGGGCATGTTGCAACGCATAGGGATCGCTCAGGCCTTGATCAATGATCCAGAGCTGGTCATCTTGGATGAACCCATGTCGGGACTGGATCCAATCGGGCGAAAGGAAGTGCGCGACCTCATTTTGAGGCTTAAAGAAACCGGCAAGACTGTGATGTTCAGTTCTCACATCCTGCATGATGCGGAACTGCTGTGTGATCGTGTGGCGATGATCATGAAGGGGAGATTGGTTGCCTGTGGGCTGGTCAGCGATTTGGTCGGACAGAGTGCCACGCAATCCGTGGAGATGGTCGTCGAGAGGCTCAGTGACGAAGGCATGGAGCACTTACGTCCCTTCGCGAAGAAGGTCTTGACGCAGGGGACTCAAACGTTGATTGTGCTGAAGGACCAGCATCAAGTGAGGCAGGCTCTCGAAGTCGTGCGAGCAACCAAAGGCGAATTGGTCTCGCTGACTCCTCATCGCAGCTCTCTGGAGGATCTCTTCATCCGAATGGCCACGGGACTGGAGTCTCGCTTGCAGGAGGCGGCATGA
- a CDS encoding tetratricopeptide repeat protein: MLLSLFLSGVIVGCATSTPSQTTLPPTATELSPPAAAPESDATYHFMMGHQAELAQDLDTALKEYHAALKVDPKSREVKSRLAALYFALGDVPQAVQYADEVGEGTGQEPQMLTHMAGILASAGKPERALELLDKGIERDPERGESYFPKGLILLNQKRIAEAEQVVKKGLQYTSDSPIGYYYLGRISIEAGNAEQAVANFDRAIAVNPAFEPAYLAQASVHESRQEKGKAIDVLQKYLQQVNPRNRDIRQHLVQLYIATKDYAGGLAELEKLLEDNPGDLDAQLRMALIYGEKKEFAKAIRQLTEILTAKPAELKVRDYLGYLYEETKDFPKAMETYRYNIHLDPKFADSHIHLGILLYRLKQFPEAVTHLDEAVHLTPTQPEPHIVLGLAHFQSEQFEKASQAFEEGIRHNPKSADLHFNLGTAYDKLNRFDDVERAMETALSLDPHHADALNYLGYSYAERGIKIDQALSLTKRAVALKPENGYYVDSLGWAFYKSGMLTEALSEIKKAVAMVGDDPVIYEHLGEIYLKQRKVADAREAWLHSLEIDPSNEKLLQRFREQGLANPAYENRIQQAKRRASEKAQAQQAIP; the protein is encoded by the coding sequence ATGCTGCTCTCGCTGTTTCTCTCCGGTGTCATTGTCGGCTGCGCAACTTCTACTCCGTCACAAACAACGCTTCCTCCAACCGCCACAGAATTGTCACCTCCAGCCGCGGCACCTGAGTCAGATGCCACCTACCATTTTATGATGGGGCATCAAGCGGAACTCGCTCAGGATCTCGATACCGCATTAAAGGAATATCATGCCGCCCTGAAAGTCGACCCCAAATCTCGCGAGGTTAAATCGCGTTTGGCCGCTCTGTATTTCGCGTTGGGCGATGTGCCTCAAGCAGTCCAGTACGCGGATGAAGTCGGAGAAGGAACGGGACAAGAACCGCAAATGCTGACCCACATGGCCGGTATCTTAGCCAGTGCGGGGAAGCCGGAGCGGGCGTTGGAGCTATTGGACAAGGGCATCGAGCGCGATCCGGAAAGAGGTGAATCCTACTTTCCAAAGGGACTCATTCTCTTGAACCAAAAACGAATTGCTGAAGCGGAACAGGTCGTTAAGAAAGGGTTGCAGTATACCTCGGATTCGCCGATCGGCTACTACTATCTGGGCCGCATTTCAATAGAAGCGGGAAATGCCGAACAGGCCGTGGCCAACTTCGATCGGGCCATCGCGGTGAACCCGGCGTTCGAGCCCGCCTATTTAGCCCAGGCGTCAGTCCATGAATCACGTCAAGAGAAGGGCAAAGCCATCGACGTCCTCCAAAAGTATCTCCAACAGGTGAATCCTCGGAACCGGGATATTCGACAACACCTCGTCCAGTTGTATATTGCGACCAAGGACTATGCTGGAGGTCTTGCGGAACTCGAAAAGCTGTTGGAGGACAACCCCGGCGACCTCGATGCTCAGTTACGCATGGCGCTGATCTATGGGGAGAAAAAGGAATTTGCGAAGGCGATCAGACAATTGACCGAGATCTTAACAGCCAAGCCAGCTGAACTCAAAGTGAGAGATTACCTTGGGTATTTATACGAAGAGACCAAGGATTTTCCAAAGGCGATGGAAACCTATCGCTATAATATTCATCTGGATCCAAAATTCGCCGACAGCCATATTCATCTGGGCATTCTCCTCTATCGTCTCAAACAATTCCCGGAGGCGGTGACCCATCTCGATGAAGCCGTTCACCTCACCCCGACACAACCTGAACCGCATATCGTCCTAGGTTTGGCACATTTCCAGAGTGAGCAATTCGAAAAGGCGTCACAGGCGTTTGAAGAGGGGATTCGGCACAATCCGAAGAGCGCCGATTTGCATTTCAACCTCGGCACGGCCTACGACAAGCTGAATCGGTTTGACGATGTGGAGCGTGCTATGGAAACCGCGCTCTCCCTTGACCCGCATCACGCTGATGCCTTGAACTACCTCGGCTATAGTTATGCGGAACGAGGCATTAAGATCGACCAAGCCTTGTCCTTGACGAAACGTGCCGTGGCGCTCAAGCCTGAGAACGGCTATTATGTCGATAGTCTTGGGTGGGCTTTTTACAAATCCGGCATGCTTACCGAGGCGCTCTCGGAGATCAAAAAAGCCGTAGCGATGGTCGGTGATGATCCCGTCATTTACGAGCATTTGGGAGAGATTTATTTGAAGCAGCGGAAGGTTGCCGATGCTCGCGAAGCCTGGCTCCACTCACTGGAAATCGACCCCTCCAATGAAAAGCTGCTCCAACGCTTTCGCGAGCAGGGCCTGGCCAATCCGGCCTATGAAAACCGCATCCAGCAAGCCAAACGCCGCGCATCAGAAAAAGCCCAGGCTCAGCAAGCTATTCCTTAA
- the dnaB gene encoding replicative DNA helicase, whose product MNSLGTVDLSQPKLPPQNLEAEQSVLGAILLDNVAMPKAMELLVEEDFYRTAHKKVYQAMLELSDTGEVIDQITLTERLKSRGELETIGGAAYLAELVQVVPSSANIRYHCKIVRDKAVLRQLISTSTEVLTRGYEGSASIDDLLDFAERSVFSIAQGKLERSFSPISQVIKESLDVIDKLSKRKEHVTGVPTGYYDLDDITAGLQASDLVVVAGRPSMGKTSLALGFATHAAIHADAVVGVFSLEMSKPQIVLRMLSSEARVDSHALRTGKLQKEDWWRLAEAAGRLEQAPIYIDDTGGITVQQMRGKARRLKAEKGLDLLIVDYLQLMQGRSDSESRQQEISDISRSLKALAKELNVPVVALSQLSRAVEARKPPIPMLADLRESGAIEQDADVVIFIYREDVYDQNSERKGIADIIVSKHRNGPIGKKELFFQDRFAKFESLDLREA is encoded by the coding sequence ATGAATTCCCTCGGGACGGTGGATCTCTCCCAACCAAAACTACCCCCGCAGAACTTGGAGGCGGAGCAATCGGTGCTCGGCGCCATCCTGCTCGATAACGTTGCCATGCCGAAGGCAATGGAACTGCTGGTGGAGGAGGATTTCTATCGAACGGCCCACAAAAAAGTCTATCAAGCCATGCTTGAGTTGTCCGATACCGGCGAAGTGATCGATCAGATCACGCTGACCGAGCGATTGAAATCGCGCGGTGAGCTCGAGACCATTGGAGGCGCGGCCTATCTGGCTGAACTCGTCCAAGTCGTTCCCAGTTCGGCCAATATTCGGTATCACTGCAAAATCGTCCGAGATAAAGCCGTGCTCCGTCAGTTAATCAGCACCTCCACCGAGGTGCTGACCAGGGGTTATGAAGGCAGCGCTTCAATCGATGACCTGCTCGATTTTGCCGAACGGTCGGTCTTCAGTATTGCGCAAGGCAAACTCGAACGGTCGTTTAGCCCGATCAGTCAGGTCATCAAGGAAAGTCTGGATGTCATCGATAAACTCTCGAAGCGAAAGGAACACGTCACCGGAGTACCCACGGGGTACTACGACCTCGACGATATTACCGCAGGGCTTCAGGCCTCTGACTTGGTGGTGGTGGCCGGGCGGCCGAGCATGGGTAAGACGAGCCTTGCCCTAGGGTTTGCGACGCATGCCGCCATTCACGCCGATGCGGTGGTGGGAGTCTTCAGCTTGGAAATGTCCAAGCCGCAGATCGTCCTGCGCATGCTCAGTTCTGAAGCGAGAGTCGATTCACATGCATTGAGGACGGGGAAACTTCAAAAGGAAGATTGGTGGCGACTGGCGGAGGCGGCCGGCCGATTAGAACAGGCACCGATCTATATCGACGACACGGGCGGCATTACCGTCCAACAGATGCGCGGCAAAGCCCGCCGACTGAAGGCTGAGAAAGGACTTGATCTTCTCATCGTGGATTACCTCCAACTCATGCAAGGGCGAAGCGACTCAGAGTCTCGTCAGCAAGAGATCTCCGACATTTCCCGCTCATTAAAAGCGTTGGCGAAGGAATTGAACGTGCCGGTTGTGGCCCTGTCCCAGTTGAGTCGTGCGGTGGAGGCACGTAAGCCGCCGATCCCCATGTTGGCCGATCTGCGAGAGAGCGGTGCGATCGAGCAGGATGCCGATGTGGTTATCTTCATTTACCGAGAGGACGTGTACGACCAGAATTCCGAGCGCAAAGGGATTGCGGACATCATCGTCAGTAAACATCGTAACGGGCCTATTGGGAAAAAGGAGTTGTTTTTCCAGGACCGATTCGCCAAATTCGAAAGTCTCGATCTTCGCGAAGCATAG
- the hisZ gene encoding ATP phosphoribosyltransferase regulatory subunit, translated as MATILPEAARRVRHLEAELLSYCSRFGYDEIILPTFEYLDVLAPGLESTLLENSYKIVDRTTGRILLLRPDVTAQIARTVAMGMVGMHFPLRLSYRATVFRYEPEHAGRDREIFQVGVELIGADDPSADSEIIMLLIECLRQVGLRSFKISLGHVGFFKGLLIRAGLSPEGRKRAEQAASRKDVPRLGEILSQERVTKRSAHRILEALELCGQADVLSKGRALAKGERPLVEALDRLANVYRLLCATGFQEAILLDLGEFRGFDYYDGIVFDVFTDGIGVELGGGGRYDHLIGRFGRNLPSTGFALSVDRLFRGLNLSETTKAVDPEVLVVAPLEESMRLVSVAQQLRRGGIRTVQRSVDPTGRDLIGAAVKAGREAEIDTIIVVGADSLASEQVVVLHQGDRRRVAGSSNRAHARKRTVSVEGLIASLRADLEEAL; from the coding sequence ATGGCCACCATCCTTCCGGAAGCCGCCCGCCGCGTTCGGCATCTGGAAGCCGAATTGTTGTCGTACTGCAGCCGATTTGGTTACGACGAAATCATCCTTCCGACATTCGAGTATCTCGACGTGCTGGCGCCCGGCCTCGAATCAACGCTGTTGGAGAACTCCTACAAGATTGTAGACCGGACGACCGGCCGTATTCTGTTGTTGCGGCCCGACGTCACGGCTCAGATTGCCCGCACGGTGGCGATGGGCATGGTGGGCATGCACTTTCCGTTGCGCTTGTCGTATCGGGCCACCGTCTTTCGGTATGAACCGGAACATGCCGGCCGGGATCGAGAAATTTTTCAGGTAGGCGTCGAGTTGATCGGGGCTGATGATCCATCCGCCGATAGCGAAATCATTATGCTGTTGATCGAGTGCCTACGGCAGGTCGGGCTGCGGTCGTTCAAGATTTCCCTGGGGCATGTTGGGTTTTTCAAAGGCCTCCTCATCCGTGCGGGACTCTCGCCGGAAGGGCGGAAGCGGGCCGAGCAAGCAGCATCACGAAAAGATGTCCCGAGGCTTGGGGAAATCCTGTCGCAAGAACGGGTGACCAAACGGTCGGCTCATAGAATTTTGGAAGCGCTGGAACTTTGCGGACAAGCTGACGTTCTCTCGAAAGGGCGCGCATTAGCGAAGGGTGAGAGGCCGCTGGTAGAAGCATTGGACCGATTGGCAAACGTCTATCGGTTGCTGTGCGCGACTGGCTTTCAAGAGGCCATCCTGCTGGATCTAGGAGAATTCCGAGGGTTTGACTACTATGACGGCATTGTCTTTGATGTCTTTACCGATGGGATTGGGGTGGAGCTAGGCGGTGGTGGGCGCTATGATCACTTAATCGGACGATTCGGTCGGAACCTTCCGTCAACCGGGTTTGCGCTGAGTGTGGACCGGCTCTTCCGCGGGCTAAATCTGTCCGAGACGACGAAGGCTGTGGACCCGGAGGTCTTGGTTGTTGCTCCCTTGGAAGAATCGATGCGACTGGTTTCGGTCGCTCAACAACTCCGTCGGGGCGGAATACGAACGGTTCAACGATCCGTAGATCCAACGGGGCGGGACTTGATCGGTGCCGCGGTCAAGGCTGGTCGTGAAGCAGAAATCGATACGATTATCGTCGTCGGTGCGGACAGCCTTGCATCCGAGCAGGTCGTCGTCCTTCATCAGGGCGACCGCCGGCGAGTCGCAGGATCGAGCAACCGCGCTCATGCTCGCAAGAGGACTGTGTCGGTCGAAGGTCTCATCGCAAGTTTGCGTGCCGACCTCGAAGAGGCGTTATGA
- the serA gene encoding phosphoglycerate dehydrogenase encodes MAAAAMKILISDSLSKQGVDALEKAGFTVVVKSKMPKDELFREIKDADGLIVRSGTKVTAELIAAAEKLKVVGRAGSGLDNVDTPAATRRGIVVMNTPGGNTVTTAEHTMSMICAMSRRIPQATASVKAGKWEKDKFMGVELYNKVLGIIGAGQIGSHLTKMAQGIGMSVVAFDPYLAPERAERMGVTMVDIDELFRRADVISVHTPLTQETRGIINAQAIAKMKPGVLIVNCARGGIINEQDLCEALKTKRVAAAAFDVFEEEPVKADNPLLVLDNFICTPHIGAQTTEAQENVAIGIAEQLVDYFTKGVAKGAVNIPSVAPELLPRLQPFLTLAEKLGVLQTQLVQGGIERVTVEYSGEVAALSLAPVTIAVLKGVLAPIMEHPVNYVNAPIVAKERGIEVKEIKSTDAGDFTSLIRVRVEAGKVSHQVAGTLYHKKEARVTEIDQFKVEVVPEGHMLLIHNVDRPGVIGMVGKVLGDQGINIVRMQCALEKRGGDALLIIGSDTEFSSAVLDEIRSSSNILSVKVANLS; translated from the coding sequence ATGGCTGCAGCTGCAATGAAAATTTTGATCAGCGATAGCTTGTCGAAGCAAGGCGTCGATGCGCTCGAGAAGGCGGGATTCACCGTGGTGGTGAAATCTAAGATGCCGAAGGACGAACTGTTCAGAGAGATCAAAGACGCCGACGGCCTAATCGTGCGATCCGGCACCAAAGTGACGGCAGAGCTGATCGCTGCAGCAGAGAAACTCAAGGTCGTCGGAAGGGCCGGGTCCGGTCTGGACAATGTCGACACCCCAGCTGCGACCCGTCGAGGCATCGTTGTCATGAATACTCCAGGGGGGAACACCGTCACGACCGCCGAGCATACGATGTCGATGATCTGTGCGATGAGCCGGCGCATTCCCCAAGCCACCGCGTCGGTGAAGGCCGGCAAATGGGAGAAGGACAAATTCATGGGCGTCGAGCTCTACAACAAGGTGCTCGGCATCATCGGGGCTGGACAGATCGGCAGCCACTTGACCAAGATGGCACAAGGTATCGGCATGAGTGTCGTCGCGTTTGACCCATATCTCGCGCCAGAACGGGCCGAACGAATGGGCGTGACGATGGTGGATATCGATGAACTGTTCCGGCGGGCAGACGTGATCTCGGTTCATACACCGCTCACGCAGGAGACGCGTGGGATCATCAACGCACAGGCCATTGCCAAGATGAAGCCCGGCGTGCTCATCGTGAATTGCGCCAGGGGCGGCATCATCAACGAACAGGATTTGTGCGAAGCCTTGAAAACAAAACGCGTCGCTGCGGCCGCCTTCGATGTGTTTGAAGAAGAGCCGGTCAAGGCGGACAATCCGCTTCTCGTTTTGGATAATTTCATTTGTACCCCGCATATTGGAGCCCAGACGACCGAGGCCCAGGAAAACGTCGCGATCGGAATTGCCGAACAGCTTGTTGACTACTTCACCAAGGGAGTGGCCAAGGGTGCTGTCAATATTCCGTCGGTCGCTCCGGAATTATTGCCTCGTTTGCAACCCTTTCTGACGTTGGCCGAGAAGCTCGGCGTGCTTCAAACCCAGCTCGTTCAGGGAGGAATCGAACGAGTTACGGTGGAATACAGTGGGGAGGTCGCTGCGCTTTCACTCGCGCCCGTGACCATCGCCGTCCTCAAGGGCGTGCTCGCTCCTATTATGGAACACCCAGTGAACTACGTGAATGCTCCCATCGTAGCGAAAGAGCGGGGTATTGAAGTCAAGGAAATTAAGAGCACGGATGCCGGGGATTTCACAAGCTTGATCCGAGTTCGGGTCGAGGCCGGCAAGGTCTCACACCAAGTCGCAGGGACGCTGTATCACAAAAAGGAAGCTCGCGTCACAGAGATCGACCAATTCAAAGTTGAAGTCGTGCCGGAGGGGCATATGTTATTGATTCACAATGTCGATCGTCCAGGGGTCATTGGTATGGTCGGAAAGGTATTGGGAGATCAGGGAATCAACATCGTGCGGATGCAGTGTGCCTTGGAGAAGCGGGGAGGGGATGCGTTGCTGATCATAGGCTCCGATACGGAGTTCTCATCTGCGGTCCTGGATGAGATCCGGTCGAGCTCGAATATTTTGTCCGTCAAGGTCGCCAACCTCTCGTAA
- a CDS encoding alanine--glyoxylate aminotransferase family protein, whose protein sequence is MLKRYLLAPGPTPVPPEVLLAMARPMIHHRAPEFDPIFAEVREGLKWLYQTRNDVLMLAASGTGGMEGAVSNFLSPGDKALYVNGGKFGERWGKLCKTFGVQATEIKVEWGHAVNPQQVADALKKDPSIKAVYVQASETSTAVAHDVKTLGEIIKGYDNTILVVDAITALGVFDIKTDTWGLDVVITGSQKALMLPPGMAFVSVSEKAWGLADKAKNAAFYFNFKKERENQIKNQTAFTPAVSLVIGLQEAVRMMKAEGLEKMFARQGRLAHAMREGVKAAGLALFPKGSPSDALTAVCAPDGIDGQAIYKNLRVQYGMTAAGGQDHLKGKIFRLSHMGYADTFDVIAALAATEMVLKGLGHPVKLGSGVGKAQEILLAK, encoded by the coding sequence ATGTTGAAGCGCTATCTCTTGGCTCCTGGTCCAACCCCCGTCCCTCCGGAGGTGTTGTTGGCGATGGCTCGTCCGATGATCCATCATCGCGCACCCGAGTTCGATCCGATCTTCGCGGAGGTCCGCGAAGGGCTGAAGTGGCTGTATCAAACACGGAATGATGTGCTGATGTTAGCAGCGTCCGGAACAGGTGGCATGGAAGGCGCTGTCTCAAACTTTTTGTCTCCCGGCGACAAGGCCTTATACGTCAACGGAGGCAAATTTGGAGAACGTTGGGGCAAACTCTGCAAGACCTTCGGGGTACAGGCGACCGAGATCAAGGTTGAATGGGGACATGCGGTGAATCCTCAGCAAGTTGCTGATGCGCTCAAAAAAGATCCTTCGATCAAGGCAGTGTATGTGCAAGCCAGCGAAACCTCGACGGCCGTGGCTCATGATGTCAAGACGCTCGGTGAGATCATCAAGGGCTATGACAATACGATTTTGGTGGTCGATGCCATTACAGCCCTGGGTGTATTTGACATCAAAACTGATACATGGGGTCTGGATGTGGTGATCACCGGTTCCCAGAAGGCCTTGATGTTGCCTCCCGGCATGGCGTTTGTCAGTGTCAGCGAGAAAGCGTGGGGCTTGGCCGACAAAGCCAAAAATGCTGCCTTTTATTTCAACTTCAAAAAGGAACGCGAAAACCAGATCAAGAATCAGACTGCCTTCACCCCCGCTGTCTCGCTTGTCATCGGCCTTCAAGAGGCGGTCCGAATGATGAAGGCAGAAGGACTGGAGAAGATGTTTGCACGGCAGGGACGGTTGGCCCATGCCATGCGTGAAGGTGTGAAGGCTGCCGGGCTGGCGCTATTCCCAAAGGGATCGCCCAGCGATGCCTTGACGGCGGTCTGTGCGCCTGATGGAATTGACGGGCAGGCGATCTATAAAAATCTGCGTGTGCAATACGGCATGACGGCTGCCGGTGGACAGGATCACCTCAAGGGGAAGATATTCCGACTGTCTCATATGGGGTATGCCGATACATTTGACGTGATCGCAGCCTTAGCCGCGACCGAGATGGTTCTGAAAGGGCTTGGCCATCCGGTCAAGTTGGGAAGCGGTGTCGGAAAGGCGCAAGAAATCTTACTGGCGAAGTAA